In Bacteroidia bacterium, the sequence GCAGATGGGGCCTGAAATGGCGGATAAATTCATTGGTAAATGCTGAAGCCGCCCGCTCCATTAAATCAATGGAAGAAACACCTTCGTTTGCAATCGTGAATTTATCAGCCTCCTGAATCTGGCCGCTGCTGAAGATTTTCATTGTTCATTAATTTGAAAAAGGAACAGACACAGCGCGCGTAAGTTTAGCGGGAATAAATGGTTTGTACCGAAACAAACCCGGCTCTCTGACTTGCACAATGTTTTTTCGAAGACTATCCAATGGCAGCCCGGTGGTGTTTTCGTTTAAATTTTAAAGCTAAAGATGGAATGACTATGAAACATTCCTCAATTCGTCAAACGGAAACTTTGACGCGCGGCTAGCCGGAACTCACTCTTCAGGATGGAGCTATTCCTCTACCAGGTCAATATCAAACTGTACCAGGTCAATGAAATCCTTGATGCGCAATTCTATTTCCTGCGGGGTCAGGTTTTCGATGCGCTGCGTTCCGAATTTTTCCACACAGAAGGAGGCCATGGCCGAGCCGCAGATCACAGCGCGCTTCATGCTCTCGAATGAAATATCCTCAGCTTTGGCGAGGTATCCCATGAATCCTCCGGCAAAAGTGTCGCCTGCACCTGTGGGGTCAAATACCTCCTCAAGAGGCAGGGCCGGGGCAAAGAACACATGGTTGTCGTGGAAAAGCAGCGCTCCGTGTTCTCCCTTCTTGATGACGAGGTAGCTCGGGCCCATTTCCAGGATTTTGTGTGCGGCTTTTACCAGGGAATATTCGTGTGTGAGCTGCCGGGCCTCTTCATCGTTTATGATCAGCACATCCACCAACTCTATCGTATCCATCAGGTCCTGGAGCGCATTATCCATCCAGAAGTTCATGGTATCCATGGCGATGAGCGTAGGATTTTCCTTCATTCTATGGATCACCTGCCGCTGCACAGAAGGGCTGAGATTGCCGAGCATCAGGTATTTGCAGTCCTGATAGCTCTCCGGGATGATGGGATCGAAATCAGCCAGCACGTTCAATTCCGTTACGAGAGTATCCCGGCTGTTCAGGTCTATCTGGTACTTGCCTTTCCAGTAGAAGCTCTTTTCACCTTTCCTGATCTGGATTCCTTCTGTTCCAATATCTTTCTTTCGGAACTGCTCCAACTGCTCCGGTGGAAAATCCTCGCCCACAACGGATACTACTTTTACTGCCGGGGCAAAATTGGTGGCAGACAGACTGATGTAAGTGGCTGCACCGCCTATGATGCGGCCAGTTTTTCCAAACGGAGTTTCAATTTCGTCAAAGGCCATAGAGCCCACTACAAGAAGAGACATGTGTTGTTTTTTGATTGCAAAGAAACCGGATATAAACTAAAAGGGCCGACATTTCTGTCAGCCCTTTGTCTGGCTCCCCCACCTGGACTTGAACCAGGGACCTACTGATTAACAGTCAGCCGCTCTAACCAACTGAGCTATGGAGGAGTATTATTTTCGAGGCGCAAAGATAGAATATTCAATATCTATCCCCCAAGCTCAAACCCGCAAAAATTTTACCCCGGCTCTCTTTGCCTGTTCCTCATAGGATTGAAAAATCAGAATGACAGATACAGCCGTGGTGCGCAGGAGATGAACGGTTATTCCATTTAGCAGATGATTCATCACGCACACACAACAGTTTCTTTTTTAAGAATGAATCTTTGATCGCGATCCGGAACGCGGGAATCACCAATTGTCGGGACTTTGGTGAAACAGGAATTGGGATAGCCGACCCGATATTTCGGGGTCAGGGGACTCTTTAAATGGTGAAATAAAAAAAGGGCCGATGCTTCTAAAGCACCAGCCCTTTTTCAATTGCATACTAAAAAGGAAATCAGCTTATTTTTTAGGCTGTTCTTTTTTTGTTTGCTCTTGTTTGGGCTTTTGAGGTCCTTTGTGGCCTTCTTGAGGCCTGCCCGGCTGCGGTTTGTTTTGATCTTTCTCAGGCATAGCTGAATTATTTAAAAGTTAAAATAATAACAATCCCATATTCAAGAGGTTCACGAAGGAGGACGAAATTTAGTACTTATAGAAGTATTCTGATCATTTCTTTATCGGACTCAATCATCTGAGGGTAAGTGTCCGGTTGACTTATCTACCTTTTTACTTTATAAATGGAACGATAGTGCGTTGAAACGACTCCTGCAGTGTCATCATAAAACATGGTTGAACCGGCAGATGAAAGACTGTTTGGAAATGACGACTTATGATCATCCTTATTTCAATTTTTCAGTATCAATCGTTGCAAATCCTTTCTGCTAATTTTTATTGCTAAACCTTACGAATAGATACCAAAGATGAGCAGGCGATGAACCGGAGTGGCATTCTCATTCTTTTTTTCCTTTTTCTTGCAAAATGCTGAGTTGTATTTATAAATGACGCTTTAATGCAGGTTTTTATTAAACTACTTCTTTCCTGCCCTTATCTTGACATTTTCAATTTTAAACTATTTTTTCAATTCACTGAAGATCAGAGATTTTAATTACTATTTTATCTAAATTTCATGCGTGAATTTTACCACCCAGTTAAATTAAAATAGAATGAAAGTAACATTTACCGCTCTCTTTTGGATGGCAGCAATGACAGGTGTATTTGCGCAACCGTCCATCGTATCCTTAGCGCCAGCCTCTGCCATACCGGGGCAACAACTGAACATTATAATAATGGGAGTAAATACCCATTTCCAGCAGGGGCTCACGCAGGTGCAGCTTGGTGACGGGATAAGTGTTCAGAGCATCCAGGTGCAGGCACCCGATCGACTTTCCGCCCTGGTGGAGATTGATGCATCAGCGGCCGATGGCTTCAGGCAGGTAGTGGTCACGACTGCTAGCGAACGTGCGGAAATGGATGCGGCCTTTGAGATTTTTGATGCGTCATCCGGAGCAAGAGCTATTCTGACTTTGCTTCCGGCAGATGTAATGTATCTCAGCGACTTTGCTGCGGATAATCTGCAAGCCGCTCCTATTCTTTTTAACATCTCAGTAATAAATGGCGCTGTGGAGGAGGCATTAAAGCTGCGGCTGGAAGTTTATCACAGTGACTATAATAAGATCCTTACCGCTTCAAAAAACCTGGGAACTATTCAGCCCAACCAGGTAGTGCTTCTGGATAACCGGGATCTTGAGGATTACACCACGACAGGCGGGAGCAAAGCACTATTGGATGAAGCCAATAAAACGGGCGTTTTGCCTCCGGGAGCATATACGTACAAACTGATCCTGATGGATGGCAGGGGAAACGTAATAGCAGAAGATGAAGCATTCAATACTATAACCAATACCCTAACGGGCCTTGAACTGATTGGGCCGGGAACTCCGCTCAGCGAATCTCCGGAAGTGATTTTCAATAATTTTCCAATGTTCCAGTGGTTTTCTGCCAGCAATGAATTTTCCCTTCAGCTTTTTGAGGTCAGGCCCCAACAATCCTCACCAGATGATATTGCGGATAACTTTCCTGTATATGAGCAGCAGGGAATCTTCAACTCATTTTTTCAATATCCAAATAGTGCAGAAATTCTTGAAGAAGGGAAAACTTATGCCTGGCGTATAACGGCTACATTCTTTGACAGCCGCGGAAAGCAAACTAAAAGCAGTGAACTTTTCTGGTTCAGCTACAAATCGGCATCGGGCGAGCACCTGCAGGCCGAAAGGATAGAAATAGCGCCTGCAAATCAAACTATGAAAATAGGCCAGGCCCGGCAGTTTAGCGCAACCGGATTTGACAAGGAAGGCAATGAAGTTCCGCTACAGGTGAAATGGCAGGTGATCCCGGCAGATGGTGGGACCATTGACGCTAACGGACTTTTCAGAGCCGGTACCCAACCAAAGCCGGTAGCGATAGTAGCCGAATATGGTGGTATAAAAGAACATACTTCGGTCATACTGGAATGGAATCCTGAATGGCTGGAGAACCAGTTTATGGATAAATTTTTAAAGGAAGTTTTTGGACTTCAACATTGAAAATCATGACAATGAGAAAACACTTACAATTCATTTTAATGACATTTCTGGCCACGATGCCAGGTCAGCTTCTTGCCCAGGTAAATGACGGGCAAACGATGCTTTACGTAAGCAAGCAAACCGGTGAGTTCAGTAAACTTAACGGAAGCAACGAAAAGACGACAGATCAATATGAAAGCGGGCAGGTAACGCTTTCCACTGATGGTCCCATCTCGTATAGCATGGACCCAGATGAAACTTCCATTGGACCCAACGAGACCAAGACCTGGAATGGTGAACTCTTCCCGAACATTGCGCAGGCTCCGGCTGCAGGAACTTCCGTGGACGCGCAAGTTAGTGGCGACTGGGACGTTGAGTTCAGTCGGCCTGTCGGGGCCGGTTCCGGTGGAACTGTGCTCAGCACTTATACCTGCAGCGGCTGTGCATATCACGGAACCGACAATCCGGGAGAACATGAAATTGTGAATAAACTGGGTACGGAGGTCGTACCCGTGACGATATACAGCATCAAGGCTACCATTCCCGATATTGATACTTTTTGTGCTGGTGAGGTGGGCAGCCCTTTTACCGTGGAGACTTTTCCTCCGCATGGTGGTGATTTTTTATGGACCACCAACAACCCGGCAGTTACCCTCATGGATGCGGACAAGCAAACCGTGAAAGTTGCGCTGACCGGAGTTCCCGGAATGGCGTTGCTCAACGTAAAGTGGACGATAGAGGGGGTTTCTTACACAGATCAGCGTAACATATTTATTTGCGGAAGCCTTGATGACATTACGGTGGCGGATGGCGATCGCACAGTAAACGCAGGCGGCACGCTCGAAGTAGTGCCTCCACTCATCGGTAAAAATATTGACCTTACTGCTTCTCCGGGCGGTGTAACCCGCTATTGCAATCCTGATCCGCTATGGAATGTAACCGGATACTGGACCAGCACACTCAGCGGCCCGTCTACGGGTTTCAGCGCGCACGGTGCGAATGCTGAAGCTGCCGTTTTCTGGCTTTTTAATTACGTACCCAAATCATATTCAATTGATGTTGGAGACCGGTGTGGCGGTACGCAGACGGCAACTATTAAAGCCTATCCGGTCAATCAGGTGAGCGCAGTCTGGAAAGTTGGAAAATATTTTAGTAAAGCGGAGGAGATGTGGAATGCGCTTCCTCCGACCGGTTGTGAGCCTAAGTTTCCGAAAGAAAACTCCAGTGTTTCTTTTGCTAATGCATGGAAAGAAAAATCTGCTTCGCCAGAGGCTTACCTGTGGTGGCAGGCCAATGCAGGATTTAATCCGCTCATTGGCATTGACTGCAAAATACGGCTGGCACCTGGCGCTATTCCCCTCCCAACATGGATCACAAATTATGTGGATCTGGGCGTCTATCTTACTTTGGATGGTGCTGTGAATTTCAATTTAGGAATGGAGCACGGAGAGAATGGCGTGACGGGTACTGGCGAATGTGCGGGAGCAGTAGGTGGCGGTTTGCTGGGCGTAGTGAGAGCGGGTGATGTAATAAGCGTGAACGTATCCGGCCACATGAATTTTATTGAAGCCAGCCTGAAAGTGGCAGGCAAAACCGGATGGATAGTATATTCAGTTGATTTGGGTTCAGGTAAGCTGGAAGCCAACGTTTCCATTGAAACCTGGGGCGGCTGGATAGAATGGCAACGGACGTGGCTGATATGGGACGGTGTGAAATGGTATGAGCTAAAAGATCAGCAGCTTTATCAATACGCAAAAGGATAACCCATGATTTCCAACAACATGAAATTTAATATCAAAACCTTTTTCTATTGCTTTCTGGCGGCTGGACTATTTTTTCCTGCCTCACTTTTTGGTCAGAAGAGGACAGTAACTACTAAGCTGGAAGGCCGGGAATACGTTTACTCTATCGAGGTTTATGCGCAGCCACGTCCCATAGAAATGGGAGTCACGAAAAAGCTGAAGCTAAATAAACCGGAGCGGGCACTGAATGCAAACTTCAGCCTGATGAATGCCGGAGAAGTTGCTCAGTGGAAAAATCTATGGGTTGACTATAGTGCGAATCATAATTTCAATTCCCATGATTCATCGTTTCAAAAAGCATGGGAGCGCGTGCTGTCGGTCCCCCATTTTTCCTATTTCAGAGTGGAATACAAGGACCAGGTGATATTTATGACCGGACCGGAGGACAGGCAGGATAAATATAAGCAGATGAAATGGGCGTATAAAAAAACCAAAGACGGGTGGAAACTGAACCGTGATCTGATGGATGATGCGCTGATGCGCTATATCAACAGCCCCACGTTTGATCCGCTTTCGGGCGAATTATCTCCTCAATGGGGTGGTATTTATCATTTTGAGCAAAGCGGAGACTCCATCCGGGATGCAGGGGAATATAAAAACACCGCTACAAATCATGGAGCTACAGCCACGGCAGGATTGACCGGGAATGCCCTGGCATTTGAGCCTGGCGATTACCTTGAGGTTCCCACAAGTTTTTCTCTTGCATTTATGAAAAACCAGATGACCGTTGAGATGGACCTGTGGGTAGAAGAAGTACCAACCGCACCTGAGAATGCGAATGGGAGAGGCGGATATCTCAGCACAGTATTCTCCAAAAATAATCCTGAGGAAAAAGAATTCATAAACTTTCAGTTGTTGCGGATGAATGAGGAAACTGTCAGGTTTTTCGTGAATCTGGGAACAGATGCGAATCGTGTGGCAGTATCAGCTTTGGAGGTGCCGCTGAAGCAGTGGATAAAGGTGAAAGTAACATATAACGGGGAGACATTGCGCCTGTTAATTGACGGAGTGCTGGCAGCCGAGGAAACAAAGAAGGTTCAGATTGCGGGCGTTGGCCAGAATTTTTTCATCGGAAAGCAGCCGGGAAGCCAGCCATATTTTTTCTCGGGAAAAATGGATGAACTGAAGATCTCGTATGAAACCGTGAATCAGGAGTAATTTCATGGCGGGCATAAAGATTTATACCTGGTTTTGTCTCCTGATATTAATGGCTGCTCCTGCCGGCAGCCAACCGCTGGGAAAGCTGCTTTCACCATCTCCGAGTGATACCGTGAAAAACGGGGAACTCTTCATTCTGGTGGAGTTAGATCCGGCTCTTGATATTGACAGGAACACAGTACAATTCAGACTGGATGGAGATGAGATGTCAATGCTGGTACAGGTGACTGACAACCGGGCCAGCGTGTTGATTACTCAAAGCCTGAAGCCAGGCCAACACACCTTCGACATGATTGGGAGGGGAGTGGGCAAGGTTTATTATGAAGTGAAAGGAGATTTTTTTATACTTAATTCAAAAGCATTTAATGAGCAGGCAGCCCTGTCTGAAGATGCTGAGAATAAAAAACAGAAAACTTCATTTGGCGGAAATCTCAATGCCGAAGCAATGGGGACGCGGCTTTCAGGCCCCGGACAAGAACTGAGACAGGAACCGCCATTCACCCAAAATGTGGCTTTTGAAGGAAAAGTGATCCGGGAGAAGTTTCAAATACCGATGAAGTTCTTTGTTACGAATCTCAACTATCCTGGAGTGCAGTCACGTAACCGCTACAGCATCGGGTTCCGGAGCAAGTATTTTGATTCAGATCTTGGCGATGTGTATCCCGTATTCGACCGGTTTAGCCTCAACGGAGTTCAGACAAGAGGCACGCGGGCTGAATTGAAATTCCGCAGCATAAGCCTGACCCTGGTGCATGGAAGCATAGCTAATGCGAGGGAGGGATCATCAGAAAAATATAACATCAAACAGGGAATTCCTCCGTCTACTTTGCAAGAAGATTCCACTTACTATATTTATGGTACCTACCGCAGAAGGTTGAACGCTGCCAAATTCGCCATATCTTCTTTTGACCGTCAGTCAACATTTTATATCAGCATGGTGCAGGCCACTGATATAGCAAACTCGATCGAAATTGGAGGTACGCCTGCACAAAACCTGGTAGGAAGCTCAGGTATGGATTTTAAAACCAAAAATGACAAATTACATCTTCAGGCTGGCGTTGCAATGAGCCTCACCACAAATGATATTTCGGCAGGAGCCCTTTCAAAAGACGAAATTGATGAGTATTATAAAACGGACATTCCGTTCGATCCCTTGTCATATTCCGGATTGATCGCCATAAATACCACCACCACTCCCATTCTTATCCAGAAGCGAAGTTCAATGTCCTGGTTCGTTCAAAGCGTACTAAACCTGAAGCACCAGCGGATAGAGGCGCGCTACGAAAGCGTGGGGGCAGCCTATCAGTCCTTTGCAAATCCATTTTTTCTTTCTGACCGCAGGGTTATCAGCTTGTCAGACCGGTTCTTTTTCTGGAAGCGCAGAATTAATTTCAGCCTTCAGGCCAATACCTACAAAAGCAATCTTTCGGAAATTTCTTTGCTCACAAATGAAACGCATCAGCTTACGGGCAGGCTTTCGCTGCGTCCTCATGTGAAGTTGCCGTTTCTTTTTGGGAATTACAGCTACTATATCCGGACGGCAAAAAATATGAAGACAGCGGAGACAGCATCAGAATATCACCTGAACAACCTTGTTGCGGGAGCGAATTATATCTTTAAAACCGGCAAGCAAAGCCACACCATTCTCTTTACCTATAATCTTGTTGAAAACAACAACCAGCTCACCGCAAGTCTTTTACAGCAAACGGAAGTGGTGAGTTTTGGCCTGACGGAACTCTTCCCCTTCCGGCTTTCGCTCAATGTTCAGTTGCAGCAAATCACCACCCGGAACGATACACTGATATTTAATGATCAAAGCGCCATCAGCGGCTTTGTAACATATTATACGAAAAGCAAAAATTGGAATTTGACAGGAAGCTTTACTACTTCAAAAGTAAAGCAGACCTTCTTTACTCCGGAATCTCTGCGGTTAAGAAATGCTATTGGAATTCAAAGACAGGTGATGAAAGGAATGCGGGTGGGATTGGAAGGAGGTTATGCGGACTTTTCAGAACCTACAAGCGAGGCGCGGGCATACAATGAATTATTTTTAACAGGGCGATTGAACTACAGGTTTTTACATTGAGATAAAAGGGATTTGAAGCGCGGCAAGAGCCAGCGTTTAATCAGCGCACATTTAATTTTTGCATGGCTTCGGCTGCGGCCCTTTGTTCAGCCTTCTTTTTTCTGCGGCTTTCTCCTTTTCCCTGCTCTTCCTTATCCACAAGGACGCGCACTACATACAGTCGCGATTCGCCATTTGGACTGCTGACTACATCAAAGCCTACTTCTTTCTGCTCCTTTTGTGCCCATTCCAGCAACCTGCTTTTGAAATTCAGGTTTTGAAGTAGCACTTCTTTCACCTGAATATGCTTGTGAAGAAGCCGCTGATAAAAGAATTTGCGGGTAAATTTAAATCCCTGATCAATAAAGATGGCACCCATTAACGCTTCCACGGCATTCCCATAAATGGAATGACTTTGATCAGCCGGGGCATTTTCCACTTTATGATCGAGCCATTCCGTTATCTGGAGAGAAAAAGCCAGCCGGTTCAGATATTCTCGGCTGGTAAGGCGTGAGCGCATTTCAGAAAGAAAACCTTCGCTGGCTTTGGGAAACTTCCGCCACAGGTATTCGCCTACCAATAAACTCAGTACGGCATCTCCCAGATATTCCAGTCGCTCATTGCTTTTTACTCTTGTTTTTTGGTCTTCTGCAATGGCAGAGCTATGCCGCATGGCCTTTCGGTAGTAGCGAAGTTTTCGGGGCGCTTTGCCCGTGAGCGACTTAATGTAATAATATAATTCCCTGTCGGCAGTATTTCGATAGCGATACCTGATCCAGAGTGTATTGAAAAATGTCAATATATAACCAGCTTTACAGCGCCCGTAATCAGTCAGTTAACTTTTGAAATACCAGAGACACGTTGTGGCCTCCAAATCCAAAAGCGTTGCTTAGCGCCACTTTAACTTCCCTTTCCTGCGCCTCATTAAACGTGAGGTTAAATGATGGGTCAATTTCGGGGTCGTCTTCGAAGTGGTTGATTGTAGGAGGGATAATATTGTGCTGTATAGAAAGAATAGAAACCAGTGCTTCGGCAGCACCCGCAGCCCCTAAAAGATGGCCGGTCATGGATTTGGAGGAACTGATATTAAGCTTAAACGCGTCATCTCCAAAAACTTTCCTTATGGCCTTTAATTCACTGACGTCTCCCAGCGGAGTGGAGGTACCATGAACATTTATGTAATCAATATCAGAAGTTTTGAGACTTGCATCGGCCAGGGCATTTTCCATCACCTTTTTTGCACCGAGACCTTCCGGGTGCGGGGCCGTCAAATGGTATGCGTCAGCCGACACGCCAAATCCGGTCATTTCTGCATAGATGGTAGCGCCCCGTTTTTTGGCATGTTCATAATCTTCGAGCACCAGGGTAGCCGCGCCTTCGCCCATAACGAAACCATCGCGGTTTTTATCAAAAGGCCTTGAAGCGGTTTTGGGATCATCATTTCGCTCGGAAAGAGCACGCATAGCGTTAAATCCGCCAATGGCAGCCTGATTAATAACCGCTTCTGACCCACCGGCCAAAATAACATCAGCTTTGTTCTGCTGAATGTAGAAGTAAGCATCAGCAATAGCGTTGGCAGAAGAAGCACAAGCGGAGACCGTGGCGAAATTGGGTCCGGTAAAACCATACTTCATTGAAATATGGCCTGCGGCAATGTCCACGATCATTTTAGGAATAAAAAACGGATTGAAGCGTGGTGTGCCGTCACCTTTGGCAAAAGCACTCACTTCATCATAAAAGGTAGAAAGGCCACCGATACCCGAAGCGTAAATGACTCCAACGCGCTCCTTGTTTACATTATCCTCCTCCAGTCCGCTGTCTCTCACGGCCTCCTGGGCACAGATAAGTGCGTATTGCGCAAACGGATCCATTTTCCGCATCTCTTTACGCGGAATAAAATCTTCGGCATTAAAATTCTTGAGTTGGCAGGCAAATCGTGTTCTGAATTTGCTTGCGTCATACCTGGTGATATCATCGGCTCCGCTTACACCTCTTACCAATCCATCCCAAAACTCCTTAACAGTGTTTCCGATTGGTGTAAGGGCACCTAAGCCTGTAATTACTACCCTTCTTCTTGTCATTAATTCTGCGTTCCGGAATAGGTCAATTAGTAACCTGTTCTTCCAGATAACTTATTGCTTGTCCTACTGTATTGATGTTCTCAGCTTGTTCATCAGGGATGGATACATTAAATTCCTTCTCAAGCTCCATAATAAGTTCAACAGTATCCAGTGAATCTGCCCCTAAGTCATTAGTGAAACTTGCTTCCGGGGTTACTTCGCTTTCATCAACGCCCAACTTCTCAACAATTATTGCTTTTACTCTAGAGGCAATATCAGACATGTTTTTCAGGTTTTAAATTTTGCTACAAATAACTTCCTTTTTAGCCAAAACACCAAACATGCAAATTTTTTGAATCAAGTTGCCAATGGCTTTTCCAGTTCCCAAAGATGTACTAATATTAGCCGCTGATAAGCTTATGCTGTTTTGATGAAAAAAGTGAAGTTTCCTGAACCCGAACCAGGATTTATCCTGCTTGGTGTCGTTTCCTCTGAACGAGATTACCGCCTATGTTTTCAAATAAACAAAACGGGCCTCCTGCATCTTTCTAAAACTGATGCCATTAAAATTCCTGTTGCAGATGAATGCATCATGACCTTTAACAGGTTTGGGCCAACTACAGATGAGGGAGCAGAGAATGCCGTTTACCTCGTGAATAACAGGCAGGAAGGGCATTTACTTTTTCCCAATTTCAAAAACTTAGATTATGTACTTGTCATTAATGGGCCTGGTAAAAAAGAAAAGGCAGCCGAACTTAAGGCGGGCTTAACCTCCATTCCTTCCATTCAGGCTATTTTTGCCCTTGAAGTTGACAAGTTGAAATCAAAAAACTACCTGTACCTTGATTAATTCGAAATTTAACAGAACCAAGATTATTGCGACCATTGGTCCAGCCACAAACAGTAGCGAAGCCCTGCAGAAGATCATCAATGCAGGAGTGGATGTGTGCCGCCTCAATTTTTCTCACGGAACCCATGAGGAGCATCTTGATGTGATCAAAAAGGTGAGAAAGATCAATTCAGTGTACGGGTTGCCTATATGCCTCCTTGCTGATCTTCAGGGCCCTAAAATCAGGATTGGCACGGTGAAAGACAATGAACAATTTCTGGTACAGGGAAATACCCTTATCCTTACCACAGATGAAGTAGAAGGAACTGCTGAAAAAATTACCATCAATTATAAAGATTTCCCCAGGGATATAAAGCCGGGAGCCAGGGTGTTGCTGGACGATGGAAAACTGGAGCTTGAGGTTTTGGAAACCAACGGAAAGAATGAAGTAAAAACCAAGGTGATCTATGGCGGAAAGGTAAGTTCAAAGAAAGGTGTGAATCTGCCGAATACCAAAATTTCTCTCCCAAGCCTTACTGAGAAAGATCTTCGGGATCTTGATTTTGCCCTGGAGCATGATGCTGAGTGGATCGCGCTTTCATTTGTGAGGGATGTTCAGGATATACGGCATCTAAAGAAGGAGATCCTGGCAAAGGGAAAATCACCTAAGATCATTGCCAAGATTGAAAAACCGGAGGCACTGGAAAATATTGATGCTATCATCGAAGAGGCTGATGGTATCATGATCGCGCGGGGCGATTTGGGTGTGGAGGTGCCGCTGGAGGATTTGCCCATCATTCAGAAAAGCATTGTGAACAAGAGCATTGCGATGGCTAAACCGGTAATCATTGCCACGCAGATAATGGAAAGCATGATTCATAATCCCCGGCCTACAAGAGCGGAAACAAACGATGTGGCAAATGCGGTAATGGATGGTGCGGACGCGCTCATGCTAAGCGGTGAAACATCAGTTGGCGGCTATCCCGAAGAAGTTATCCAGCACATGAAGCGCATCATTCAGCGCGTTGAAATCGAAAACACAATTTATGTGAAGCGGCATCCTATCAATCAAAATTCTGTAACCTTTATTTCAGATGCAATCTGCTATAATTCTGTTCTTATCTCCGAAGAATTGGATGCTAAGGCCATTATAGGAATGACCAAATCTGGCTATACAGCCTTTAAGATTTCAAGCTTCAGACCGCGAGCCCGGACAATTGTCTTCTCCAGTAATATTCCCTTGCTCAATACGCTTTCGCTGGTTTGGGGAGTGGAAGGATATTACTACAACAAGTTCGTCAGCACTGATGAAACGTTCAATGATGTGCAGGAAATCATAAAAAAGAAAGGGTTGGTGGAACCGGGCGACATTGTTATCAACCTGGCCAGCATGCCGATCCATGAGAAAAAGCGCACCAATGCAATCAAGGTGAGCCGGGTGGAATGATTTTCCTCTCGTACTGCTTGAAAAACGTGAAGGCTTCGACATATCAGCTCCTGCGTTTTCCTCCAGGGCACCCTCGTTTTGTATTGTCGCTTAATTTTCAGAATTATGTTGTCACATTATAAAGATCCCATTCAACTATGGCGCAGCTAAACATTCCACTTTTTAAGGAAATAAGTGAAACTCCGGGGGCACCGGGATATGAAAACCGCATACGCGAAGTAGTGCTGCGCGAGGTTTCTCCGCTGGCGGACCACGTATCAGTAGATAACCTGGGAAATGTGGTGGCATTGAAAAAGGGAACTGCATCCGGCACCGAAAACAGGAAACGGGTGATGGCCGCTGCGCATATGGATGAGATCGGGTTTATTGTAAAACATATTGATAGCAACGGTTTTATTCGGTTTCACCTGCTTGGCGGTTTCGACCCTAAAACGCTGACAGCGCAACGGGTAATCATCCACGGGAAGAAGGATGTAGTGGGCGTGATGGGAAGCAAACCCATCCATGTGATGAATGAGGAAGAGCGCAAGAGACTGCCAAAAGCCACCGATTACTTCATTG encodes:
- the pyk gene encoding pyruvate kinase; its protein translation is MINSKFNRTKIIATIGPATNSSEALQKIINAGVDVCRLNFSHGTHEEHLDVIKKVRKINSVYGLPICLLADLQGPKIRIGTVKDNEQFLVQGNTLILTTDEVEGTAEKITINYKDFPRDIKPGARVLLDDGKLELEVLETNGKNEVKTKVIYGGKVSSKKGVNLPNTKISLPSLTEKDLRDLDFALEHDAEWIALSFVRDVQDIRHLKKEILAKGKSPKIIAKIEKPEALENIDAIIEEADGIMIARGDLGVEVPLEDLPIIQKSIVNKSIAMAKPVIIATQIMESMIHNPRPTRAETNDVANAVMDGADALMLSGETSVGGYPEEVIQHMKRIIQRVEIENTIYVKRHPINQNSVTFISDAICYNSVLISEELDAKAIIGMTKSGYTAFKISSFRPRARTIVFSSNIPLLNTLSLVWGVEGYYYNKFVSTDETFNDVQEIIKKKGLVEPGDIVINLASMPIHEKKRTNAIKVSRVE